In a genomic window of Candidatus Dadabacteria bacterium:
- the rny gene encoding ribonuclease Y — protein sequence MQAQSILLLLLLFGLGFAAHFIYRMIMEKNRVRKSRDQAQIIIEGAEKRAEEIRNRAENRAKKLVKDKNSQMQRMSSEKRKEFSSTEKKLKAREEDLNKKYEEIDRKQSELEKMQAEFESKNLAAEEKQRILDENIEEIKGKIEEISGLTREAAKAELVSLVEDEARHEAAKKLKQIEEDCNSTAEQKAKDIISLAIQRYSGRYTSEKTVSVVNLPSDDVKGRIIGREGRNIRSIELRTGVDIIIDDTPETVVISCFNPIRREVAKISLERLIADGRIHPARIEEVVSEVEKEIEKEIQKEGEKALFDLGISGMHPELISKLGMLKYRTSYSQNILNHSIEVGFICGMLASEIGYSEKLAKRAGLLHDIGKAVDHEIEGSHVDIGTNIVKKYGEPPEIIDALEKTHDPQPQGVLPLLVQAADAISAARPGARRETYENYVKRIESIEGVASSFPGVERCYAIQAGREVRVIVESDQVSDEEGAILSHEIAKKIENEVVYPGQIKIMVIRESRATAYAS from the coding sequence ATGCAAGCACAATCAATACTACTGCTTCTACTGCTCTTCGGACTCGGATTCGCAGCCCATTTCATCTACAGGATGATCATGGAGAAAAACAGGGTCCGCAAAAGCCGTGATCAGGCCCAGATCATAATTGAAGGAGCCGAGAAAAGAGCAGAAGAGATAAGAAACAGGGCGGAAAACAGGGCGAAGAAACTCGTTAAGGACAAAAATTCCCAGATGCAGAGAATGTCGAGTGAGAAACGCAAGGAATTTTCCTCCACTGAAAAAAAACTAAAAGCAAGGGAAGAGGATCTTAACAAAAAATACGAGGAGATTGATAGAAAACAATCGGAACTTGAAAAAATGCAGGCGGAGTTCGAGAGCAAAAACCTCGCCGCCGAAGAAAAGCAAAGGATCCTTGATGAGAACATCGAAGAGATAAAGGGCAAGATAGAGGAAATATCAGGCCTGACCCGCGAAGCGGCAAAAGCCGAACTCGTAAGTCTGGTAGAGGATGAGGCAAGACATGAGGCGGCTAAAAAACTCAAGCAGATAGAAGAAGACTGCAACTCAACCGCTGAGCAGAAGGCGAAGGATATAATATCTCTTGCCATTCAGAGGTATTCCGGCAGATACACGAGCGAGAAAACAGTGTCGGTAGTGAATCTTCCAAGCGACGATGTAAAGGGAAGAATCATCGGGCGCGAAGGACGGAACATCCGCTCCATAGAGCTTCGCACAGGAGTGGACATCATTATTGATGATACGCCAGAGACAGTCGTGATCTCGTGCTTTAACCCCATAAGGCGGGAAGTGGCGAAAATTTCCCTTGAGCGGCTGATAGCGGACGGAAGGATACATCCGGCGAGAATCGAAGAAGTGGTAAGCGAGGTTGAAAAGGAAATAGAAAAGGAGATACAGAAAGAAGGGGAAAAAGCGCTTTTCGATCTCGGCATAAGCGGCATGCATCCGGAACTGATAAGCAAGCTCGGGATGCTTAAATACAGAACAAGCTACTCGCAGAACATACTCAATCACTCGATTGAAGTAGGGTTTATCTGCGGAATGCTCGCCTCCGAAATCGGCTACAGCGAAAAGCTCGCTAAAAGAGCCGGCCTTCTCCACGACATAGGAAAAGCGGTTGATCATGAGATTGAAGGCTCTCACGTGGACATAGGGACGAATATCGTCAAGAAATACGGCGAGCCCCCGGAGATCATAGACGCGCTTGAAAAAACACATGATCCACAGCCTCAGGGAGTTCTCCCGCTTTTGGTTCAGGCAGCGGACGCTATTTCCGCCGCACGTCCCGGCGCTAGGAGGGAAACGTATGAGAACTACGTGAAAAGAATCGAGAGCATAGAAGGCGTCGCGAGTTCCTTCCCAGGCGTTGAGAGGTGCTATGCGATCCAAGCGGGAAGAGAGGTAAGGGTGATAGTGGAAAGCGATCAGGTAAGCGATGAGGAAGGAGCGATTCTCTCGCATGAAATAGCCAAGAAAATAGAAAATGAGGTTGTTTATCCGGGACAGATAAAAATCATGGTCATAAGGGAAAGCAGGGCTACCGCATACGCTTCATAG